One Dermacentor albipictus isolate Rhodes 1998 colony chromosome 10, USDA_Dalb.pri_finalv2, whole genome shotgun sequence genomic window, AATCCCTAGACAAGAttttacagtcgccgaccaattATCCGGACTCAACAGTGGGCACCAGAACGTCTACATAATTGAGAGCCCAAAACACCAGATTCGGCAGAAAATAAGCGACTACTTCAGAAGTGGCCAAGACAAGGCGTGCCATATTCCATACTTCATTCTCGGCGCAGTCAGAAATGGTGCGAGTGCAAAGAACAAAACAGTGACGGCTGCGGCATTTCCAGACGCAGACAAGGCAGTATTTGCGTGGTGTTGTGAAAAGCTTGCGAACAAGGTGCCACTGTCTGGCAGAGTGCTTCAGAGAAAGGCGCTGTACTTCACAAGCACGCTCGAGCACAGTAATCCTAAAGCAAGCCCTAGCTGGTTGAGCCGTTTCCAAGCCAGCCACGACATAGTGGCCAAAGTCACTTCCGGGGAAGCAGCAGCTGTCGACCCTGCAGCAAGGTCGTCGCAGTTGCTGACCAACAAAGAAGTACTGGCCCAGTACAAGCCCTCAGATATTTACAACAGGGATGAGACGGCCTTATTCTACGAAATGCCTCAGTCGACAACCATGGACTTAAAGGGGCAGAAATGCCATGGTGGAAAACAAAGCAAGCTGCATGTAACTATTTTGTTGTGTGCGAACATGGACAACACTAATGACCACTGCTTGTAATTGGCAGAAGAAAGAAGCCCCACTGCTTCAAGGGAAATCTAAGGCTGCCCATACAATACACCgcgaacctgaaggcatggatgacccGGGTCATATTTGGTGGCTGGCTCGAGGCCTTTGATGCCCGCATGCGGAAGGCAGGCAGTTTGGTCTCCCTTTTTTCGGATAACTGCAGTGCCCATCATGCTGATGAGGTGGAGCTCGGAGAcgtgagcttgtttttttcccaCCAAACTGCCCTTCTAAGATGCAGCCGCTCGATCAAGGTGTCATTCGCAGTGTCAAGTGCACCTACAGAGAGAGGCTGAttcgtcgtctgctgctgaacctccagCTCAAGCGTCCCACCGACGAGGACATGTTCATGGTGCTTGAGATGGTGGCCGCCGTATGGGTTGCGACATGTCCAGCCATGATAGCAAATTGTTTTAAACATGCCGGCTTCATTGCCATTCAGCAGGCATCACTCGCTGATCCAGCGGCACAGGAAGAAGATTTGCCCGAAACTGCAGTCGATGACAGTGCTGACGGTGCAGTGCCGCCATTGCTGACCGACGAATGAGGTGAACTTGGTGCCATGGCAAACGGTATTCCAGATGGCCTCAGCGTCGATGAGTTAATTCACGCAGATGAAAACGTTGTTGTGCACAAAGAGATGACTCACGAGGCCATCTAAGTAATGTATGAGAAGCTGACGACATCAACGACCACCAAAAACCATATCAATGGAATACGACAAACCTGCAAGATGTGTCGAATGCCTTCGACACAATTCGTTCGTTTTTCAGCGAGCATGACAGCGACGCCGTGGTGAACCACTTTCTGCAGTGCGAATTCAGACCTGTCAaattgctgcaaggcaaggcAAAGTAAGCTTACAGACTTTTGGcaattaattttcttttttttctttgcaagccAATTCCCTGTCTTTCTTGCCTCATTCTGGTGCTAACGAATTTCAGCCCCTGTGCAAGGAAGAAGTGGTCAATTCATTGCTGCATGCACTTCTGCTTACGTGCAACCAAGTCCACCTGTATTCCTGCCAGTTTTGTGTTGTCTCTATTCACTGATTCAAGGACTGCAAAGGCTCAAGTCAGATGCGCATGTGAAGCTCCACAGCACAcggcgcatcatcatcatcatctgactCGCAGTTTGACAGGAGGGGAACTTGCTAattgtttcgtcatcgttcagtTCGGCAAACAACAACACTGCACTGTTGACGTCTGCAGTCTTCAAATGTAATGGCAGCAGGAATCGGCACACCACTGCCAAGCAGGTCATTCATGTCTGCATTTGAGCTTGTTGTGGTAGGCGGCAGTCCAGGCTCTTGAGTTGTCAAGCTGGGCTCATTCGGACTACGACTCAAGACTCCTTCGGAGTTGGACTACGAGGGCACCGTTGGGGCCATTTGGCGCAAACTGTCAATAACTTCATGAGAaagacttcttggagccagcagagAGATGTAATGCATACTAAACAAACACTGTTCGAAAGGCAAATTCTACAAAAAGCAGGTCATGAGCGGTGGTGCCGAAATTGGATGTGAATATGGCGATGTTGATGCGACCTcacaattcaggcaaagcctccaagattggcaTTTGCAGTTAAATCTGAGGCGCACTGCTGCGACCAACGCAAGGCCTCAGATATTGCCACATAGCCTGTCACCTCGGAGGCCACCTTTATGTCTCGtcgaggttgccagaggagataatgTCAGCGGAACCGGCGTACACTAGCTACAGCCACGTACGGAGTCAGAATAATCGAATGTAGAGCTGGCAGCTGTCCGAAATATCGGTCGTCTTTACACATGAAGTCTATGGGGCCATTGGCAGTGCCGCAAAGCTGTCCGAATTACGAAGCATGTACGAATTACCAAGCATGTACGAATTACCAAGCATGTACGAATTACCAAGCAACACCGGATTATCGAGCATATCCAGATTATCGGTGTCCGATTTATCGGTCGGCGGCTGTATTGCGGGTTTTGACTAAATTTGCACACTCCAATTTATGATGCAAATGCAATGAAAATGATGTTTATGTTTCAATGAAGGTATATTTCAATGTGACAAGTGCACATTAAGTTTATTAGATCTAATGCACGTGTCTGTAGGTCTTTTGCACAGCGCATTACAGTCGCCAACCGATTATCCAGACCGAAAGATAGCTCGAAAAATCGAATAGTCTAAAAAACTCGTTGACCCCTCAAAATTGAATTTATTAGGCTTAGAACGGTCTCAAAAAATCTAATGCCCTGCCTGATACTATGCTTCGAGGCAATCTGATTTGCTTGGATCCGTGCAAGTGACGCTGTCTTCATATACAGTCTGACAAGAGTGTCACCGCATTGCGATAAAAGAAACGAGCTCTATTTCTTCGTATCACTTGGCTCTCGCGATGGCACACTCGGTGGTGCACACAAATGTGAAgccgcacaagcacacacaaagaTGCGACATTGTCTCCGAGACACACGTGCTCTGTGAACACACCACGTGCAAATAGAAACCAAAACTTTCATACATCTGcatcacacggccactttcgatacCGACTGACCCCGATACGGATGGAAATTCTCAACCGCGATTGGTTCCCTTCTGCAGATTGAGCAAAgaagccaatcacgaccgagaaatttgaTCCGGATCAGGGTCAGTCGCGATCAAAAGAGCGCCGTATGACACCTGTAGAGTGTTTTGGTTGAGCGTGTTTACACTCCGCTCAGACGCTGAGCAGAGCAGAAGCACAAATGCACATGCGCCGTCCGATTAGCcgtaagcgggctagcggagAGAGGAAGACAGTccgcttagaagctgcctgagcggagcacgctgcgcagcgctttggctagcgttggcatCCGAAaagattggattggatgcagaaagcaagctcgctggctatcacgtAGCGTTCCGCAAGACAACGCTTCATTTTCCACTGGATCAAATGGAccccggtaacgcattacaaacGCACGTCTagataccgtaaaaaccggaatataggtcgaactttttttcgaaaaaccatcgcgaaaagtcgaccctcgacttatataccggacattggtggaaaaactacggaagtcttgcaacaatgggcggatgaagtaaacagctgCCATCGCCATCAGGAGCAGCGCGGCGCCTATGGCGGCGTGGTGAcgttgtggcaccggcattttgcatttccattgtcgcaaagttatattaatcaaaggctgcattttcattttgtttcaaaatgagcggaagccgacgtcaattcaccgtcgccttcaagaaaaaggcgattgaatacacggaagcccacggcaacctggcggcacagcgcgaacttgaagtatccgaaaagagcattcggtagtggcggaggcaaaagcaacgtattacagtcaaacccgactatatcgaacccgtttacatcgaattaccccgtatatcgaacaatttatGAACATTGTATTGCTAAAATGAGAATATATAGCAAAAAATACTAATatatcgaacaaaaatagcagccgCGCTTGATATATCGAACTTCAAGCCGCGCAAAACTGctccagaagttggctttcccgcGTGGCGGCCGGGCGAGCTGCGCCAAcatccatccccccccccccccacttggcCAAAGTGGTTTAGCCCAACAGCGCTCGCACGGCGCTGCTATAAATAGAGTCCCAGCGCTGCTCTCGCTCCCTCAGACAGCCACCCAGCCACCCCTAGCAGAAGTGGTTCGACCGCGCACTCTGTTTACTCGCAGCCACGTGCGCCTGCATTCTGGTTATGTGACTCGCGCGACTGCCATTGCGACTGCTTTGTTCCGTGTGCTTCGTTGCTTTGTGGGAGCGGTGAGCTCGTCCGCTTCGTGAAAGATGGCTGCTGTGAAGCGACAGAACCTAACCATATCTTCAAAGCTGGAGATCATCAGAAGAGTTGAGCGCGGAGAAAAGAAGTCGGATGTCGCCGCAGCGTACAGCATCCCCAGAAGCACGCTGAGTACGATTTTGAAAAATAAGGCCGACATTAGGGCTAAGGCGGACAAGAGGCCTGCTGCTACCACCAGCGCTCGACGAGTACGGACGGCTGCATTTGAAGACGTAGAGGCTGCAGTGTATAAGTGGTTTGTTGACGTTAGGTCGCAAAACATCCCCGTTTCTGGCCCAATGATCGAACAGAAAGCAAAGGATTTCGCTTTCATGCTGAACAGACATGACTTCAGAGGCGGCTCAGGCTGGCTGCAGCGGTTTAAAGAGCGTCACGGCATTGTCGGCCGTGCTGTCACCGGTGAAAGCCGCGCTGTAGATCTCGGCAGCGTGCAAAAGTGGATTGATGAAAATTGGAACGACATTAAAGCAAGGTACCATCCTCGTGATATATTCAACGCCGATGAGACTGCTTTATTCTGGCAAATGCTTCCGAACAGAACGCTGGCCTGTCGTGATGACAAGTCCCACGGCGGGAAGGTCAATAAAGCCAGAATATCCGTGTTGCTCGCCACCAACGTCGACGGGTCAACCAAGCTTCGACCGCTCGTAATAGGAAAGAGCAAATCACCGCGGTGCCTAAAGAACGCACTTTCTGTCCCGGTGTCTTACAGATCGAATGGGAAAGCTTGGATGACAAGCGAACTTTTTGGCAAGTGGCTCAAGTCCTGGGACGACGACCTGGTAAGCCAAGGCAGAAAGGTCTGCTTACTGGTTGATAACTGCTCTGCCCACCATTGCAACGTCAGCGTCAGCAACATCGAGCTTCGTTTTCTTCCGCCGAACACAACGTCGGTGCTGCAGCCTTTAGACCAAGGTGTCATTCGTGCACTGAAGGCAGGCTACAGAAAGCGACTTGTGCAGAGGCTTTTGCTAAACCTCCGCACTGGCCGGGAGCTGAAAATTGACCTCCTGGGAGCAATAACCATGCTGAATGGGTCATGGAACGACGTCAAACAAGAAACAATTCAGAACTGCTTCCGTCATTGTGGACTCTCTGCTTCCGGCGAGGCTGGCGCGAGCTCATCAAACAATCACCATGAACCCCTGGATAGCGGTGAACCGCTGGAGGAACTTGATGAGTTGTTTAGCCAGCTTGCCGAGTTCCCGGGTGCTGTTTGTGATGGGACTGCAGCAACAGACTTCGTCTCCGTCGACGACGATGTTCCGACAACCGGAGAGCTCGCTGACGAAGACATCATTGCCGACCTCACTAGGGATGCCGCCGGCGACAGTAACTGTCAGGATACGACGAGTTCGTACCCGCCATCGTGTTCCGACGCACTTAACGCGCTGAGCGTTGTTCGCCGTCACTGTGAGTCAATAGAAGGCTGTGGGCTCAGCTGTTCTCAGTCGCTCGATAACGTTGAGAAGTGCATGCTTAATAATGCTTTCAAAATCAAAAAGCAGAAGAAGATCAACGACTATTTCTCGCATTAATAGTCCCACCGTACATGTTTTTATCAAATAAAGAATGCTTTTTACTGAGGTGCGGTTTGTACATTGCCAAATTTGTTAAAAGTTGTATTTCGAATTACACGATATATCGAAGTGATTCCCGTTTTTTtacgagttcgatatatccgggtttgactgtacaacttgcagcaaccaaaagaaaacgccATTTCATGCCGGATCACAGTGGACTGCAggactggaaggcaaggttgcggagtccgtctgagagctgcgtgtaagatcgctgcctgcgactgccgaatgcatccgtttgaaagcggtagagatcgcacgcgcctatggagtgggcagcgagaagcactcgtcatccgactcagatcaaaggcgttgctctgattcggagtagcgcttgcgcacttcgtgcccttctgtgtactgtacacccgacgaatttttaacagtatcgcgcaaccatcgacccgcgtgtttgtcagcaccttgtcatcacggcacggagcggcgaaattgcgaaagtaagggcatgtgtacacatgcgcgtatcttgTCTGTTTCGCTGCACAGTGCTGTTAATAaagtgctgacaagcacg contains:
- the LOC135918260 gene encoding tigger transposable element-derived protein 6-like, with protein sequence MAAVKRQNLTISSKLEIIRRVERGEKKSDVAAAYSIPRSTLSTILKNKADIRAKADKRPAATTSARRVRTAAFEDVEAAVYKWFVDVRSQNIPVSGPMIEQKAKDFAFMLNRHDFRGGSGWLQRFKERHGIVGRAVTGESRAVDLGSVQKWIDENWNDIKARYHPRDIFNADETALFWQMLPNRTLACRDDKSHGGKVNKARISVLLATNVDGSTKLRPLVIGKSKSPRCLKNALSVPVSYRSNGKAWMTSELFGKWLKSWDDDLVSQGRKVCLLVDNCSAHHCNVSVSNIELRFLPPNTTSVLQPLDQGVIRALKAGYRKRLVQRLLLNLRTGRELKIDLLGAITMLNGSWNDVKQETIQNCFRHCGLSASGEAGASSSNNHHEPLDSGEPLEELDELFSQLAEFPGAVCDGTAATDFVSVDDDVPTTGELADEDIIADLTRDAAGDSNCQDTTSSYPPSCSDALNALSVVRRHCESIEGCGLSCSQSLDNVEKCMLNNAFKIKKQKKINDYFSH